The following coding sequences lie in one Arachis ipaensis cultivar K30076 chromosome B05, Araip1.1, whole genome shotgun sequence genomic window:
- the LOC107639951 gene encoding uncharacterized protein LOC107639951, producing MPKNFTLPTTLKPYQGIGDPNIHVTKFHTLMFMNKESDPIFCRTFPTFLDGATLIWFSNLPEGSVSNFDELADQFVNHFAASKIYVHNSDYLSTIKQGPNESLKDYMTRRQPRSKLRRAEKPTPNGENERRNKHSNSRTDQRSFRLTPKFDSYTPFNTKREDIVKDILHSKLIKPPNRAGTYQDQRYVDKSKYCAFHQKYGHTTDDNVIAKDILEKLARQGLLDKYIDSRGWKRNTEDLIQQSKITDNSRDKGKKVDSDINPPRRVINYISGGFTGEGCTNSARKRSYRAMMTMTGSTSSQPVNKDKPEILFLPKDYKATDCNLDDPVVITAQVEEPLVKKILMDPGSSANLLFYSTFQKMKLSDKALQPSLGELVGFSGERVSIRGYIWLQTKFGDYPNSKTIDIQYLVVDCKSPYNIILGIPSLNAFNAIISTVYLCVKFLSQDNKVVTMHGDQKEARQCNNASLKIEYPRQPEQQYVQAVYDSGHLPPGRLGPMDQLLGKTNANRRPYEGSTNGRRRKAHIPRQRIDPNVICHKLAINPSIRPIAQKKRHLDTDKRAASLKETQKLLNASFIKELRYYTCFMDAYSGYNQILMHSTDQDKTTFITDNGATYQRLMDKIFANQIGKNTEVYVDDMVAKSTYTTDHVNDLKEIFQQLQMYNMKLNPEKCAFGVQGGKFLGFMLTCQGIEANPEKCQAILNMRSPKTVKEVQQLTARLAALARFLPRIAHRSHHIFKTLRKQQQFEWTEECEEAFADLKTILSEPPILQTPKVGKPLYLYLSVTNHAISSVLVTETEKQQHPVYFVSKSHQNTEVQYPKLEKLALALVTTARRLLHYFQSHTIVVRTEQPLRQILTKPELAGRLIKWTIELSEYDIQYQSREAIKSQALAEFIAELTLEETGATDNKQTLCVDGAEILLEDEQGTALEQSLQFTFHASNNQAEYKMLIAGLRLAHTMGITQLSVKCDSLLVVQQVTEHPQTNGLAETANKIVLQGLRKKLEDSKGEWTELIPEVLWSYNTT from the exons ATGCCTAAAAACTTCACCCTACCAACGACTCTAAAACCCTACCAAGGAATAGGAGACCCAAATATCCACGTCACCAAATTCCACACCTTGATGTTTATGAACAAAGAATCCGATCCAATTTTTTGTCGCACTTTCCCAACCTTCCTGGATGGAGCCACCCTTATTTGGTTCTCCAACCTCCCTGAAGGCTCCGTGTCCAATTTTGATGAGTTGGCCGACCAGTTCGTCAACCATTTTGCTGCATCCAAAATATATGTCCACAATTCCGATTACCTGAGCACCATCAAACAAGGGCCGAACGAAAGCCTGAAAGACTACATGACCAG GCGACAACCCAGATCGAAATTGCGAAGAGCAGAAAAGCCTACCCCGAATGGAGAGAACGAAAGACGAAACAAGCATTCAAACAGTAGAACAGATCAAAGATCATTTAGACTGACACCTAAGTTCGACAGCTACACTCCCTTTAATACCAAAAGGGAAGACATTGTCAAAGACATCCTGCATTCAAAGCTCATCAAACCTCCAAACAGGGCTGGCACATATCAAGACCAGCGATATGTAGACAAATCCAAATACTGCGCCTTCCACCAGAAATACGGACATACCACAGATGACAATGTAATAGCAAAAGATATCCTCGAAAAGCTGGCCCGCCAAGGACTATTGGACAAATATATCGATAGTCGCGGATGGAAGCGGAACACAGAAGACCTCATCCAGCAATCTAAAATAACTGACAATTCCCGAGATAAAGGGAAAAAGGTAGACAGTGATATCAATCCACCTCGCAGAGTAATAAATTACATTTCCGGTGGTTTTACAGGTGAAGGATGCACAAACTCGGCAAGAAAAAGGTCGTACCGAGCTATGATGACCATGACAGGGTCAACCTCGTCCCAACCCGTCAACAAGGACAAACCAGAGATCTTGTTCCTCCCTAAAGACTATAAGGCAACCGACTGCAACCTGGACGACCCCGTAGTCATCACAGCACAGGTCGAAGAGCCGCTAGTAAAGAAGATCCTGATGGATCCAGGGAGCAGCGCAAATTTGCTATTTTACTCAACATTTCAAAAGATGAAGCTAAGTGACAAAGCTCTCCAGCCATCACTCGGGGAACTGGTAGGTTTCTCAGGTGAGCGAGTTTCTATCCGAGGCTACATTTGGTTACAAACCAAATTTGGAGATTATCCTAATAGTAAAACCATAGATATACAATACCTTGTTGTTGATTGCAAAAGTCCATACAATATAATCTTAGGCATACCGTCCTTAAATGCATTCAATGCTATTATCTCTACTGTGTATTTGTGTGTTAAGTTTCTTTCACAGGATAACAAAGTAGTTACAATGCATGGGGACCAGAAGGAAGCCAGGCAGTGCAATAACGCCAGCCTAAAAATCGAATATCCAAGGCAACCCGAGCAACAGTATGTCCAGGCAGTATACGATTCAGGTCACTTACCCCCTGGCCGACTTGGACCCATGGACCAACTATTAGGAAAGACCAATGCCAACAGGCGACCTTACGAAGGTTCAACTAACGGCCGAAGAAGGAAAGCACACATACCTCGGCAAC GGATAGACCCCAACGTCATCTGTCACAAGCTAGCTATCAATCCATCAATCCGACCTATAGCTCAGAAGAAAAGACACCTCGACACAGATAAGAGAGCAGCTTCCCTGAAGGAAACCCAAAAGCTACTCAATGCCAGTTTCATCAAAGAACTCAGATATTACACCTG ttttatggatgccTATTCTGGCTATAACCAGATACTGATGCATTCGACTGACCAAGATAAAACTACTTTTATCACTGACAATG gtgCTACTTACCAAAGACTCATGGACAAAATTTTTGCAAACCAAATTGGAAAGAACACAGAGGTTTATGTCGAcgacatggtggccaaatcaacATATACAACAGATCATGTTAACGACCTGAAGGAAATATTCCAACAACTTCAAATGTACAACATGAAGCTTAATCCAGAAAAGTGCGCTTTTGGAGTGCAGGGCGGGAAATTCCTCGGGTTCATGCTAACTTGCCAAGGTATTGAAGCCAATCCCGAAAAATGTCAGGCAATCCTAAACATGAGAAGCCCAAAGACGGTCAAAGAAGTTCAACAATTAACTGCCCGACTTGCAGCGTTGGCCAGGTTTTTACCTCGCATAGCTCACCGATCACATCATATTTTCAAGACTCTAAGAAAACAACAACAGTTCGAATGGACCGAAGAGTGCGAAGAAGCCTTCGCCGATCTCAAAACCATACTATCAGAACCACCAATCCTTCAAACCCCAAAGGTCGGCAAACCACTTTACCTCTATTTATCTGTCACTAATCATGCTATCAGTTCTGTCTTGGTAACAGAAACAGAAAAGCAACAACATCCAGTATACTTCGTCAGTAAATCCCATCAGAACACCGAGGTCCAGTACCCGAAGCTAGAAAAACTGGCCCTAGCCCTTGTAACAACGGCAAGACGCCTACTGCATTACTTCCAAAGCCATACTATTGTGGTCAGAACCGAGCAACCCCTCCGGCAAATCCTGACGAAACCCGAGCTGGCCGGAAGATTAATTAAATGGACGATCGAGCTGTCGGAATACGATATCCAATACCAATCCCGAGaagccatcaaatctcaagcattAGCCGAATTCATTGCAGAACTCACCTTAGAAGAAACAGGCGCTACAGATAACAAACAGACACTATGTGTCGACGGAGCAGAAATACTACTTGAGGACGAACAAGGAACAGCCTTAGAGCAATCTCTACAATTTACCTTCCATGCAAGcaataaccaagcagaatacaAAATGCTAATAGCAGGACTACGACTGGCCCACACAATGGGCATAACACAGCTAAGCGTCAAATGCGATTCCTTACTTGTAGTACAACAGGTAACAG AACATCCACAAACTAACGGTTTAGCCGAAACTGCCAATAAGATCGTTTTACAGGGCCTTAGAAAGAAACTCGAAGACTCCAAAGGCGAATGGACCGAGCTTATCCCAGAGGTACTGTGGAGCTATAACACAACATAA